From a region of the Halorubrum sp. BV1 genome:
- a CDS encoding mechanosensitive ion channel family protein: protein MSTVTSALAGAVAAVPDRLWLALFVLAFGLVAAYVVGVINRRLLTRAGIPEVIEGTAFERTAREFDTSTVHILAQLSSYFILAVAVIVALTVADVNYLEQFWSGVAAFLPRVFVAVIVLIVGVVVGDKAELLVTERLRGIKLPELGVFPPLVKYSVVYVAALVALGQVGVQTLALVVLLAAFALAIVLFAALATKDLVASAAAGVFLLLRQPYGIGDEVRVAGERGIVQEVDLFVTRIEADGEEHVLPNHSVFRDGIVLIRE from the coding sequence ATGTCCACGGTCACGAGCGCGCTCGCCGGGGCGGTCGCGGCCGTCCCCGACCGGCTCTGGCTCGCCCTGTTCGTGCTCGCGTTCGGGCTCGTCGCGGCGTACGTCGTCGGCGTGATCAACCGCCGGCTGTTGACGAGAGCCGGGATCCCCGAAGTCATCGAGGGGACCGCCTTCGAGCGGACCGCCCGCGAGTTCGACACCTCCACGGTCCACATCCTCGCGCAGTTGTCGAGTTACTTCATCCTCGCCGTCGCGGTCATCGTCGCGCTCACGGTCGCCGACGTGAACTACCTCGAACAGTTCTGGTCCGGCGTCGCGGCCTTCCTTCCCCGCGTGTTCGTCGCCGTCATCGTCCTCATCGTGGGCGTCGTCGTCGGCGACAAGGCGGAACTGCTCGTCACCGAGCGGCTTCGTGGGATCAAACTGCCCGAACTCGGCGTGTTCCCGCCGCTCGTCAAGTACAGCGTGGTGTACGTCGCCGCGCTCGTCGCCCTCGGACAGGTCGGCGTCCAGACGCTCGCGCTCGTCGTGCTGCTCGCGGCGTTCGCGCTGGCGATCGTGTTGTTCGCCGCGCTGGCGACGAAGGATCTCGTCGCCTCGGCCGCCGCGGGCGTCTTCCTCCTGTTGCGACAGCCGTACGGGATCGGCGACGAGGTCCGCGTCGCGGGCGAACGGGGAATCGTACAAGAGGTCGACCTGTTCGTCACGCGCATCGAGGCCGACGGCGAGGAGCATGTGCTCCCGAACCACTCCGTGTTCCGCGACGGGATCGTGTTGATCCGGGAGTAG
- the dacZ gene encoding diadenylate cyclase DacZ — translation MASLTDHLSDLVEDADAALLFSPTSSFHDRFVDDGGGDDPDIVVVAPDNDVDAEVFVELPLPFDNVKDRIRFGIEGAMDADLVTEGDAVVCIASVFDGGSDAVIRVTADETIHTGIYDLFVNSRAEPSVIRDVFEVAIELGKKGQKGKPVGALFVVGDAGKVMNKSRPLSYNPFEKSHVHVGDPIVNVMLKEFSRLDGAFVVSDSGKIVSAYRYLEPGAEGVDIPKGLGARHMAGGAITRDTNATAIVLSESDGLVRAFKAGELVLEIDPEEY, via the coding sequence ATGGCCTCGCTCACCGACCACCTGTCCGACCTCGTCGAGGACGCGGACGCCGCGCTGTTGTTCTCGCCGACCAGTTCGTTTCACGACCGGTTCGTCGACGACGGCGGCGGCGACGATCCCGACATCGTCGTCGTCGCGCCCGATAACGACGTCGACGCCGAGGTGTTCGTCGAGTTACCCCTCCCGTTCGACAACGTCAAAGACCGGATCCGGTTCGGCATCGAGGGCGCGATGGACGCCGACCTCGTGACCGAGGGCGACGCGGTCGTCTGTATCGCGTCGGTGTTCGACGGCGGCTCCGACGCCGTGATCCGCGTCACCGCCGACGAGACGATCCACACCGGCATCTACGATCTGTTCGTCAACTCCCGGGCCGAGCCGAGCGTCATTCGCGACGTCTTCGAGGTCGCCATCGAACTCGGCAAGAAGGGACAGAAAGGGAAGCCGGTGGGCGCGCTGTTCGTCGTCGGCGACGCGGGGAAGGTGATGAACAAATCGCGGCCGCTGTCGTACAACCCCTTCGAGAAGTCGCACGTCCACGTCGGCGACCCCATCGTCAACGTGATGTTGAAGGAGTTCTCGCGGCTCGACGGCGCGTTCGTCGTCTCCGACTCCGGGAAGATCGTCTCCGCGTACCGCTACCTCGAACCGGGCGCGGAGGGCGTCGACATCCCGAAGGGGCTCGGCGCGCGCCACATGGCCGGCGGCGCGATCACCCGCGACACGAACGCGACCGCGATCGTGCTCTCGGAGTCCGACGGGCTCGTGCGAGCGTTCAAGGCCGGCGAACTCGTCTTAGAGATCGACCCGGAGGAGTACTGA
- a CDS encoding aldo/keto reductase: MATRESLWNYRDAFGDAFGRTYFRRFGPGVAASVGIGTYLGEPTATVDDDSRAAIELALRSGVNHVDTASNYRAGRAERVVGEAVRRSPTDREAVVVSTKGGFLPFDGERPDDPGAYVRERFLDPGIVDRTHLANGAHAIAPAYLSWSLDRSLERLGLDAVDYFYVHNPETQLAVRSRDEVYDQLEAAFRLLERRRAAGDIGAYGVATWDAFRVPAGAEGYLSLAEVLSRAEAAGAAVGPDDDHGFEVVQLPFNVAMADAFTRANQPAPPRSDVDGPLSALEFAHEAGLSVVTSASIGQGDLAVEGAIPDDVDAALAGETPAQRALNFARSAPGVTSSLVGTTDIDHVRENVAAGTFDPLGASAFDAVFE; this comes from the coding sequence ATGGCGACCCGCGAATCCCTCTGGAACTACCGCGACGCGTTCGGCGACGCCTTCGGCCGGACGTACTTCAGGCGGTTCGGACCGGGCGTGGCCGCGAGCGTGGGGATCGGGACGTACCTCGGCGAGCCCACGGCCACGGTCGACGACGACTCCCGGGCGGCGATCGAACTCGCACTCCGGTCCGGCGTGAACCACGTCGACACCGCGAGTAACTACCGCGCCGGGCGTGCGGAGCGCGTCGTCGGCGAGGCGGTCCGCCGGTCGCCGACAGACCGCGAGGCGGTCGTCGTGTCGACGAAGGGCGGGTTCCTCCCGTTCGACGGCGAGCGTCCCGACGACCCGGGCGCGTACGTCCGCGAGCGGTTCCTCGATCCGGGGATCGTCGACCGCACCCACCTCGCGAACGGCGCGCACGCGATCGCGCCGGCGTATCTGTCGTGGTCGCTCGACCGGTCGCTGGAGCGGCTCGGGCTCGACGCGGTCGACTACTTTTACGTGCACAACCCGGAGACGCAGCTCGCCGTCCGTTCCCGAGACGAGGTGTACGACCAGCTGGAGGCCGCATTCAGGCTGTTGGAGCGGCGGCGAGCCGCGGGCGATATCGGCGCGTACGGCGTCGCGACGTGGGACGCGTTCCGCGTGCCCGCCGGTGCGGAGGGGTACCTCTCGCTCGCCGAGGTGCTCTCGCGAGCCGAGGCCGCCGGCGCGGCCGTCGGCCCGGACGACGACCACGGCTTCGAGGTGGTCCAACTCCCGTTCAACGTCGCAATGGCCGACGCGTTCACGCGAGCGAACCAGCCGGCACCGCCCCGCTCCGACGTCGACGGTCCGCTCTCGGCGCTGGAATTCGCCCACGAGGCCGGTCTCTCGGTGGTGACGAGCGCGAGCATCGGACAGGGTGACCTCGCGGTCGAGGGCGCGATCCCGGACGACGTCGACGCGGCGCTCGCCGGCGAGACGCCGGCCCAGCGAGCGCTCAACTTCGCGCGGAGCGCGCCGGGCGTCACGTCGTCGCTCGTCGGGACGACCGACATCGATCACGTCCGCGAGAACGTCGCGGCCGGCACGTTCGACCCGCTCGGCGCGTCCGCGTTCGACGCGGTGTTCGAGTA